GACAGGAAAACTAATAAATTGCTGTTCATTATAATTTTTCTCATCAAGACTTAATTGCCTTCTACTTATTTTATCTAAAAGAAGATCAGTCCAATTCTGACTTCTAACTAAATTCTCAATAAATTCGGGGCTATAACCAATGGCATATAATCCACCTACGATACTACCCATACTCGTTCCAGCTACATAATCCACTTCGATTCCAGCATCTCTAATCACCTTTAACGCACCAATATGTGCAAACCCCTTAGCTCCCCCTCCACTGAGCACAAGACCTACTTTTGGCCTCGTTTTACGAGTTGTATCGAGTTTTACAGGTTCTGCAATTAAATTTAATGAAAACAATATTAGCATCAAAAGCAGTATTGTTCTTTTCAAAAAACACAATATAATGATTTGAGAACTAAACAAAAAATTGCTCCATGAACGATATGTCATCACTTTTTTCATTGTTATTATTAAAATCTAAAACCTAAATTTAAATCTAGAACCAGTTTTCCTTTTGGATATGCTTTAGCCACTGAAAAACTTACAGGCCCTAAAGGACTATAGTAACTGTAAGATAATTGCCAACCACTATAAAATTTATTATCTTCAAATGACTTATCAAAATCAAAATTCAGCGATAATAAATTTCCTTTGGCCGTTAAATAATGTTTCTTCCAGAAATTATATCTCAAACTTAATCTAGGGTTAAAAGCAGTATGCCCTCCAAGTTCCATAAAATCATATCCAGGGAAAACAGTGTAATTTACAAAATACGATGGTTGAAAGCCACCAAACTTAGCCTGCTTTGAAATGGGTACTTTCTCAGCCAAAATCTTATAAAAATAAGCATCAGGTATTATAACCCAAGCTTTACGAAGAGTTATGATACCATTAAACTCTACAAATAAAGATGTATAGTCATAATCATAAGTATCATATACTACAAGGCCAGCATCATCTGTATCAATATCAGTATTTTCACCAGCTCCAAATTCCATCTTACCCCTAAAGCGCATGCCTGTATTTGGAAAGTATAACTTATCATATGTATCCACTAAAATGTCAGCAAATAATCCAACACTTACATTATCAGCATTATCAAAATCATAAACTGAGACGTCCTGACTCACAGTATTTTGCCTCAGGTTATAACCTAATTTAAATCGCAGTAAGTTCTTATAGGTCAAAAGTCCAAAACCATTAGTCTGAAAAACACCATTATTAAAACTAACATTTGACTTGCCATTCTTATACCGAAACCCCGGTTGAGAAAAAGCAATTAAATCGACTCCATAACCGGGTTTAAATCCATTATCAACAACATATTCAGCAGCAAACCTTGCCACTGTACCTAATACTAGATCAACAGATAAACGTCCATTTTGCGCGCCGAAATTTCGCGCTGTCAAATTGAGTAACAAAGCTGCTTTAGTAAATTCATTATAATGTGCTCCTACATTTAAATCAAATAAGCTGGCCTCCTCCACTGTAATTTTGATTATTGTTTCTCCATTCCCAGTTCTACTTAACTGATAGTCTACTGTATGAAACAATTTGGTCCCATACAATTCATTAATTCTATCATTGAGCTCAAATACAGAAATCAAATCACCTGAAAATACATCTAATTTACTTTTCAAATAAGAATCGGACACCCTCTTATTTCCAATAAACTTCACATGATCAACATATAACACATCCATAGATGGGAAAGCATCTTGATCCCCTCTAACTTTTTCTCTTTTAAATGAAATAGAATCAAGGAAAGCCCTTATTTGGGGAACCATTTGTCGGGCTTTTCTTTCACCTCTTGCTATTAAAGAATCGGCCCTATTAAAATCCATTGCTGTGAAGGGATCAATTTCAGGTTTGATGAAGAGGTCAATAAGCTCAAGGTTCTTCTCATAATTATCTTCTCCGCTCAGAAAAATAGATTGAGATAATACTTGAACTAAATTAGTAATGTCTTCTTGTGGGTATAAAGGAGTCTGTATATCTACACCTATTAAATAGTCTGCACCAAGTTTTTTAACCTCCTTAGCAGGGAAATTATCTATAATTCCTCCATCAACCAAATAATAAGGACCCCATTTAACTGGAGCGAAAGCTGATGGAACCGACATAGAAGCACGAATAGCTAATGCGATATTTCCGGTATCGAGCTTGATGGCTTGCCCACTCAATAAATCTGTAGCCATACAAAAAAATGGCTTATCTAAATCTGAAAAACTTTCGACATGATATACGGGGTTTGACAAAGTGGTGAGCATTAACATGACATTCTGTCCATAAACCAGACCTGGAGGAATACTCAGCTTACGTCCCTTTAAACCTAGAGAAAAAACATACCGTTCACTGTCCAGCTTCTCATATATACCTAAATCTCTACGACTTACCTTATCATTCAAAACCAAATCCCAATCTTGAGTTAAGGCCATCTTCTCAATTTCAGATATGGAATAACCCATAGAGTATAAACCTCCAACAACAGCCCCCATACTCGTTCCACCAATGAGTTCTACGTCGATCCCCTCCTCTTCTAATACTTTTATCACCCCAATATGTGCAAAGCCCCTAGCTCCGCCACCACTCAAAACCAAACCAATTCGAGGGTTTTCCACATCAGAATTCTGACCATAGACTTGAGAAACCCCAATCAATAGAATTAGAATAAAATATAGATTTTTTTTGACAAACTTATTATGCATAAATTTTTCAATGATATGAATTGATTTTCAAAGTATAAAAATAAAAAAAATCTGCTTCATATATTAATAAAGCAGATTTTATATTTTTAAATAATCTATATCCAATTATCTACCATGACATTGCTTGTACTTCTTCCCACTCCCACAGGGACAAGGTTCGTTTCTACCAATTTGTTTTTCAGCAATAATTGGTTGCGATTTTTGCTTGGTTTGTGTATCACTATGTGACTGAGAAAGCAAGTCATCTCTACCTTCGGTTAAATTCTTTTGACTACTTGGTAACTTAGCCTCCTCTAATTTAGCTTCAGCTTTTGGTAAGTCTCCCTTAACTAGAAAAGTGGTAATTTCTTTATTATTTCTTTGAATCATATCCTTAAATAAATTGAAAGATTCAAATTTATAAATCAATAAAGGATCTTTTTGCTCATAGGTAGCATTCTGGACAGACTGTTTTAAGTCATCCATTTCTCTTAAATGCTCTTTCCAGCTGTTATCGATAATACTTAATGTAATCCCTTTTTCCACTGATAAAGGAATTTCTTTTCCGCCATCATTAAATGATTTCTCCAAATTGGCCACTACATTTATGGTCTTAATTCCGTCAGTAATTGGAATAGCGATATTTTCGTAATGATTCTGCTTTTCATAAACATCCTTTATCACTGGATATACATTTTCTGAAATCCTAATATTCTTTTCCTTATAATTTGAATAAGCTTTATTATAAATCTTCTCTGTGAGCTCTGAAGCATTAACATTCATAAACTCTTCTCTTCCCACAGGGCTTTCCATTGTTAATGATGAAAGCAACTCCATATTAAATGCATCGAAATCTTTATTCTCTATGTACTCACTTACCATTTGCTCTACATAGTCAAACATCATATTGCTCACATCTACTGCTAAACGCTCGCCAAATAAAGCATGATGACGTTTCTTATAAATCACTTCTCTTTGAGAGTTCATTACATCATCGTATTCCAATAATCTTTTACGAATACCAAAGTTATTCTCTTCCACTTTCTTTTGCGCTCTCTCAATACTTTTGGTAATCATACCATGCTGAATCACCTCTCCCTCTTGAAGGCCAAGGCGATCCATTATTTTAGAAATCCTATCAGAACCAAACATCCTCATCAAGTTATCCTCGAGAGAAACATAGAATTGAGAGCTACCGGAATCTCCCTGACGACCAGCACGACCTCTTAACTGTCTGTCGACACGACGAGAATCGTGACGTTCTGTACCTAAAATGGCTAAACCACCAGCTGCAATTACCTTCTTACTCAATTTAATATCGGTACCACGACCAGCCATATTGGTAGCTATAGTTACCGTACCTTCTTGTCCAGCTTCAGCTACAATATCAGCCTCTCGTTGATGCAATTTCGCATTCAAGACATTATGTTTAATTTTTTGACGAGTCAACATTCTACTCAACAACTCTGAAGTTTCAACAGAAGTGGTACCCACCAAAACAGGACGTCCAGCTTTTACTAACTCCTCAATTTCATTGGCAACTGCATTAAATTTCTCACGAGTAGTTTTAAATACTAAATCTTCTCTATCATCTCTAACGATTGGTCTATTAGTAGGTATTACAACCACATCCAATTTATAGATATCCCATAATTCTCCCGCTTCTGTTTCCGCAGTACCAGTCATACCTGCTAACTTGCGATACATTCTAAAGTAATTCTGAAGGGTAATAGTAGCATAGGTTTGAGTGGCTGCTTCTACTTTTACATTTTCCTTTGCCTCAATAGCTTGGTGGAGTCCATCAGAATAACGACGTCCTTCCATAATACGACCCGTTTGCTCGTCAACAATTTTAATCTTATTGTCCATTAACACATATTCCACATCCTTTTCGAAAAGTGCATATGCTTTTAGTAATTGATTAACGGTATGTACTCTTTCAGATTTAATAGAGAAATTTCTTAATATCTCCGATTTTTTCTCTATTTTTTCTTTTTCATCACCAGCATCTTTATCAAGCATAGCTAACTCCGCGGCAATATCTGGTAGGATATAAAACTCAGCCTCCTCATAAGAATCGGTAAGGATATCAATACCCTTATCTGTTAGCTCAATAGAGTTGGTTTTTTCTTCAATCACAAAATACAATTCATCATCGATGATATGCATATGCTTAGCTTGTTCAGCAAGATAGAAATTCTCAGTCTTTTGCATGAGTGTTCTCTTACCTTCTTCACTTAAATATTTGATAATTGCTTTATTCTTTGGCAATCCTCTAAAAGCACGAAACAATAACTCTCCACCTTTTTTCTCTTGTTCTGAGTTAGGATTAGAGCCTAATATCTTTTTGGCTTCTGCTAATAAGCTGGTTACTAATTTCCTTTGGGCCTGATACAAGCGCTCCACATTAGGCTTCAGGTTATCATACTCCTGATGGTCACCTCTTGGAGTTGGACCAGAAATAATCAATGGTGTACGAGCATCATCAATCAATACTGAATCGACCTCATCCACAATCGCATAGTTTGGTTCTCGCTGTACTAATTCATCTGGATTTGAAGTCATATTATCTCTCAGATAATCAAAACCAAATTCATTATTAGTTCCATAAGTAATATCTGCATTATAAGCTTGTCTTCTTTCTTCAGAATTAGGCTGGTGTTTATCAATACAATCAATTGTTAAACCATGAAACTCGTATAACATCCCCATCCACTCTGCATCTCGTTTTGCTAAGTAATCGTTCACTGTAACAACATGAACTCCTTTACCTGAAAGCGCATTAAGGAACACAGGCAATGTTGCTACTAAAGTCTTACCCTCCCCAGTTGCCATCTCAGCAACCTTGCCTTGATGTAAAACGGTACCACCAATAAGCTGAACATCATAATGAACCATTTCCCATTTGATCATGCTACCACCGGCAATCCATTCATTATTATAAAAGGCTTTATCGCCTTTAATATTCACATTCTCCATTCGAGCAGCAAGGTCCCTATCATGCTCACTGGCAGTAACTTCCAGTTTTTCATTATCCATGAACAATTTGGCTGTTGCTTTTACTACAGCAAAAACCTCAGGAAGAATATTATCAAGCACAGTTTGAGTAGTTTCATAAATACTGTCCTTCAGCTTATCCATTTGTTCATAAAGCTTTTCCTTTTCATGGATATCTATATCAACTTGGTCATTTATCTGCTGTAAGATAGCAGCCATCTGATCCTCATCAGCCTTTGTAGCATCAGCTATTTGTTTTTTGAATCCTAATGTTTTAGCACGAAGCTCATCAGCACTTAGTTTTGAAATTTGCTCATAAGCCTTAATAGCCTTATCAGAATAAGGTTTTATGTCTTTTATATCACGATCGGATTTACTTCCGAGAATTTTCTTAAAAATACCTAGCATATTACTCTTTTTTTTGCTGTAAATATGATATTGTTAATCAATTATCATACTCTATTTTAAAATATGACTAATTGACACCCAATTCAAGTTTGCAAAAGTAAAAAAAAACACCGTTTAATAATACCAATCTAAAAATCAATAAATTCTTAACCTTTGCAATCAATTATTATTTTTGCATGAAATAAAAAAAACACCAACGGCATGAAAAAAATTAGCTTCATTATTATAGGTCTTTTGGCTTATAGTTTAAGTTTCGGACAGGAATTGAATCATGAGGACCTAAAGAAAATGGCTTTAGAACTGAATAATAATCCTGCAAAAACAGCCTTAACCAACGCCATTAGCAATAATAGCATTAAAAAATTAGCCCTTGACCAAGAGAATAAAGGCAAAGTAAATTTCTTTATCAATAATAAAGTGGAAACAAAAGGCATCACCAATCAGAAAAGCAGCGGAA
The Lentimicrobium sp. L6 genome window above contains:
- a CDS encoding patatin-like phospholipase family protein, whose product is MHNKFVKKNLYFILILLIGVSQVYGQNSDVENPRIGLVLSGGGARGFAHIGVIKVLEEEGIDVELIGGTSMGAVVGGLYSMGYSISEIEKMALTQDWDLVLNDKVSRRDLGIYEKLDSERYVFSLGLKGRKLSIPPGLVYGQNVMLMLTTLSNPVYHVESFSDLDKPFFCMATDLLSGQAIKLDTGNIALAIRASMSVPSAFAPVKWGPYYLVDGGIIDNFPAKEVKKLGADYLIGVDIQTPLYPQEDITNLVQVLSQSIFLSGEDNYEKNLELIDLFIKPEIDPFTAMDFNRADSLIARGERKARQMVPQIRAFLDSISFKREKVRGDQDAFPSMDVLYVDHVKFIGNKRVSDSYLKSKLDVFSGDLISVFELNDRINELYGTKLFHTVDYQLSRTGNGETIIKITVEEASLFDLNVGAHYNEFTKAALLLNLTARNFGAQNGRLSVDLVLGTVARFAAEYVVDNGFKPGYGVDLIAFSQPGFRYKNGKSNVSFNNGVFQTNGFGLLTYKNLLRFKLGYNLRQNTVSQDVSVYDFDNADNVSVGLFADILVDTYDKLYFPNTGMRFRGKMEFGAGENTDIDTDDAGLVVYDTYDYDYTSLFVEFNGIITLRKAWVIIPDAYFYKILAEKVPISKQAKFGGFQPSYFVNYTVFPGYDFMELGGHTAFNPRLSLRYNFWKKHYLTAKGNLLSLNFDFDKSFEDNKFYSGWQLSYSYYSPLGPVSFSVAKAYPKGKLVLDLNLGFRF
- the secA gene encoding preprotein translocase subunit SecA, which encodes MLGIFKKILGSKSDRDIKDIKPYSDKAIKAYEQISKLSADELRAKTLGFKKQIADATKADEDQMAAILQQINDQVDIDIHEKEKLYEQMDKLKDSIYETTQTVLDNILPEVFAVVKATAKLFMDNEKLEVTASEHDRDLAARMENVNIKGDKAFYNNEWIAGGSMIKWEMVHYDVQLIGGTVLHQGKVAEMATGEGKTLVATLPVFLNALSGKGVHVVTVNDYLAKRDAEWMGMLYEFHGLTIDCIDKHQPNSEERRQAYNADITYGTNNEFGFDYLRDNMTSNPDELVQREPNYAIVDEVDSVLIDDARTPLIISGPTPRGDHQEYDNLKPNVERLYQAQRKLVTSLLAEAKKILGSNPNSEQEKKGGELLFRAFRGLPKNKAIIKYLSEEGKRTLMQKTENFYLAEQAKHMHIIDDELYFVIEEKTNSIELTDKGIDILTDSYEEAEFYILPDIAAELAMLDKDAGDEKEKIEKKSEILRNFSIKSERVHTVNQLLKAYALFEKDVEYVLMDNKIKIVDEQTGRIMEGRRYSDGLHQAIEAKENVKVEAATQTYATITLQNYFRMYRKLAGMTGTAETEAGELWDIYKLDVVVIPTNRPIVRDDREDLVFKTTREKFNAVANEIEELVKAGRPVLVGTTSVETSELLSRMLTRQKIKHNVLNAKLHQREADIVAEAGQEGTVTIATNMAGRGTDIKLSKKVIAAGGLAILGTERHDSRRVDRQLRGRAGRQGDSGSSQFYVSLEDNLMRMFGSDRISKIMDRLGLQEGEVIQHGMITKSIERAQKKVEENNFGIRKRLLEYDDVMNSQREVIYKKRHHALFGERLAVDVSNMMFDYVEQMVSEYIENKDFDAFNMELLSSLTMESPVGREEFMNVNASELTEKIYNKAYSNYKEKNIRISENVYPVIKDVYEKQNHYENIAIPITDGIKTINVVANLEKSFNDGGKEIPLSVEKGITLSIIDNSWKEHLREMDDLKQSVQNATYEQKDPLLIYKFESFNLFKDMIQRNNKEITTFLVKGDLPKAEAKLEEAKLPSSQKNLTEGRDDLLSQSHSDTQTKQKSQPIIAEKQIGRNEPCPCGSGKKYKQCHGR